TCAGCGGCAGCAGCTTCTGCGTCAGGAAGACCGGGCCGCGCAGATGGGTGTCGATCAGCGAGTCGAACTGCTCCTCGGTCGCGTCGGTCATCAGCGCGTACAGGCCCTGGCCGGCATTGTTGACCAGGAAATCAAACTGCTCGCGGCCGAACTGGGTCTTCAACGTGTCGGCAACCGTCTCGGCAAATGCCGGGAAGCTCGCCGCATGGCTGACGTCGAGCGCGATCATCGCGGCCTTGCCGCCCAGTGCCTCGATCTCCTGGCGCAGCGTATCGGCCTCTGCGGCGCCGCTACGATAGGTGCCGATGATGGCGACGCCGCGCTTGGCAAGATGCAGCGCCATGCTGCGGCCGAGGCCGCGGCTGGCGCCGGTGATGAGTGCGATCTGCTTGGTCATGGTCTGTCCTTCCTGGAGTGGTCTTGCCGGAATGCCGCACCGCTGCGGCGTCGTTCCGATGCCAACCAGATAAGCCGGGCGGGCCGCGCCCGCTCGCCCAATGCTCTCAATCTATTGCCTGATTGTCTCAAGCTCTTTGCTTGTTCGAAAATCAATGCCATAGAAGGCTCATGATCGAGCATCTCCAACCGCATATCGACCTCGCCCTGCGCCACGCGCGATCGGGGATGACCGTTACGCCGATCCAGCGACTGGAGATCGGCGTGGGGCAGGCGACCTCCGGCACGTCGCCGTGCCTGTACCGCTCGATGATCTGCTTCATCCTGCAGGGGTCGAAGGATGTGGCGATCCACGACAATCTGTTGCGTTACGACTCCTCGCAGTATCTCGTCAGCGCGCTGGATCTGCCGCTAAGCGGCCAGATCCACGATGCCGACGACGGCCGGCCCTATGTCGCGGTGTCGCTCGTCCTCGACCCCGCACTGCTGGCCGAGGTCGCGTCCACCATGCCACCGGTGCGCGACGCCGATGCGCCTGGCATCGGGATCGCGATCATTCCGATGACCCCGCCGCTGCGCGACACGCTGCTGCGCCTGCTGGCGTTGCTCGACACGCCGGGCGACATTCCGGTTCTGGCGCCGATGGCGGAACGAGAATTGCTTTATCGTCTCCTGCAAGGCCCGCAGGGACGCCTGCTGCGCCATATCGCCCGGCCCGAGGGGGCGCTCGGCCGAATCCGGCGTGCGGTCGAATGGATTCGCGATCACCACAATACGCGGCTGCGGATCGAAGCCCTGTGCGGCGCAAGCGGCATGAGCCGCGCCAGCCTGCACCGCCACTTCGTGGCGCTGACTGGGCTGAGCCCGATCCAGTATCAGAAGCAGCTTCGATTGCAGGAGGCGCGACAACTGCTGCTCTCCGGTGACCGAACCGCTTCAGATGTAGCCTTCGCAGTCGGTTACGAAAGCGCCTCACAATTCAGTCGCGAATATCTCCGGCAGTTCGGTGTACCCCCGGTGCGCGACATACGTCAGCTCAGGCAGGCGATCGGCAGCTCAGCAGCGGCGTGATCGGCCATATTACATCGTCTGTGTGAGGCTCGGCGGGTGATGAGGCGGTCATGGGCGACCGAGATGCGGGCGCGAAGCAGTCTTTACGTGATCCAACCTTCCCTTGGAACGAAAGCGGCGGATGATCTCGGCCGGAAAGTGCGCGAAACGGTTACACCGCTTGCTCTCCAGGTCAGGCAGGGAAATTGCCGTTCCGTCTCGATAAGACTTGCGCTGCCGTACAGCAGCCTCTTCCTCAGGCGACGGACCATCCACCGTCCACCAGCAGGTTGGCGCCGGTGATCAGGCTCGCAGCCGGCGATGCCAGGAAGACGACGGCACCCACCACATCATCGGTTTCACCGATCCGGCCGAGTGGAATGTGATCGAGCGTCGCTTTGCGATTGTCGGCATCGGATAGGAAAGGTGCTGTACCATCGGTGTGGATGAAGGTCGGCGACACGGTGTTTACCGTGACATTATAGGCTGCCCATTCGGCGGCAAGGCAGCGCGTCAGGTGATTGATTGCCGCCTTGCTCATGCAATAGATGGACTCGCCGCGCAGCGCCACGGTGCCGGCCTGCGAGCTGATGTTGATGATCCGGCCACTATTGCGCTTGATCATCTGACGCGCGACTGCCTGCGTCATCAGAAAGGTGCCCTTGATGTTGACATCGAGGATCTCGTCAAGGTCCTTCTCCTCAACAAGTTCCGCGAGATTACCGGGCGCCACGCCGACGTTGTTGATGAGCACGTCGATCCGGCCGAATGAAGCAAGCGCTGCATCGACGGCCTGTGCGATATGGGCCTTATTGGGAATATCCAGTTCAACAGCGAGGACTTTTCTTCCCGTCCCCTCGAGTTCGGCCACCAGTCCCGCCGAGGCTGCGACATCGCGGACCCCCAAAACAATATCGGAGCCTGCTGCGGCACAGGCAAGTGCGCAAGCCCGGCCGATGCCACGGCTCGCTCCCGTCACCAAAGTCACCTTGCCCTCAAGGCTGAAGTCCGGCGCATTCTTCTGCATCATCGTGCCTCCCTCGATGAAATCAATTTATGGCAGGGTCGGTGGGCGGATGCCAGATATTCCACGCATGCTGAGGCGCGTCCTTTGGGACGCGTCAGGTCTGCTTCGGCTTTGGGCCCGCGCTCAGCGGCGGATGGGCAGCTTCACGGCGGCCCGGCGCCAAATGCGCGTCACGCGGCGTAAAAGGGACTGCGTGAGGTGCAGAGAAATGCGGCCGCTTATACGATTGAATGACGATTTTCGTTTATCCGTTGGCGCATCGAGGAAAAAGCCGGCCGCATAGGGAAAGATACAATGCCGAGAGCGCTTATAAACGCGCATATGCAATTATGCTTCAAAGCAATTTTGGTTCTATTGGCTATTGGTCTAAGGCCAGCAGCGGGGATGCAGCCCTGTGCTTCTCAGCATGAACTACTGGCGAAGGCGAAGGTCGTGGTCGAGGCACGCGTGAAATCGCTGTCGATCGGACCCTCTGGTTTACTGTCCAACGATAGGGAT
The Rhizobium leguminosarum DNA segment above includes these coding regions:
- a CDS encoding SDR family NAD(P)-dependent oxidoreductase, encoding MTKQIALITGASRGLGRSMALHLAKRGVAIIGTYRSGAAEADTLRQEIEALGGKAAMIALDVSHAASFPAFAETVADTLKTQFGREQFDFLVNNAGQGLYALMTDATEEQFDSLIDTHLRGPVFLTQKLLPLIADGGRILNVSSGFVRVTMAGYGLYAAAKAAIQTLTKFMAVELGARQIRVNTIAPGAIATDFGGGVVRDDANVNAYVAGTIALGRVGEPDDIGGAVAAILSDDMGWANGTTFDISGGQAI
- a CDS encoding AraC family transcriptional regulator; its protein translation is MIEHLQPHIDLALRHARSGMTVTPIQRLEIGVGQATSGTSPCLYRSMICFILQGSKDVAIHDNLLRYDSSQYLVSALDLPLSGQIHDADDGRPYVAVSLVLDPALLAEVASTMPPVRDADAPGIGIAIIPMTPPLRDTLLRLLALLDTPGDIPVLAPMAERELLYRLLQGPQGRLLRHIARPEGALGRIRRAVEWIRDHHNTRLRIEALCGASGMSRASLHRHFVALTGLSPIQYQKQLRLQEARQLLLSGDRTASDVAFAVGYESASQFSREYLRQFGVPPVRDIRQLRQAIGSSAAA
- a CDS encoding SDR family NAD(P)-dependent oxidoreductase yields the protein MQKNAPDFSLEGKVTLVTGASRGIGRACALACAAAGSDIVLGVRDVAASAGLVAELEGTGRKVLAVELDIPNKAHIAQAVDAALASFGRIDVLINNVGVAPGNLAELVEEKDLDEILDVNIKGTFLMTQAVARQMIKRNSGRIINISSQAGTVALRGESIYCMSKAAINHLTRCLAAEWAAYNVTVNTVSPTFIHTDGTAPFLSDADNRKATLDHIPLGRIGETDDVVGAVVFLASPAASLITGANLLVDGGWSVA